From a region of the Tenggerimyces flavus genome:
- a CDS encoding ABC transporter permease codes for MRRPAARAIEGQELALVGVLAVLWLVLGLTTDTFFTAGNLGAILFNVAPIALIGIGMTAVIVTAGIDVSVGSAVAVVMVIVAKLIHDGGTPMPVAVLVALGVGALLGLVNGGLVAYGRIHPIIVTFATLNIFRFVALQIFDGRQVTGIPDTLGFFGGGGEGRLLGVPNAWLLAVVLAAIMWFYMRAWPTGRHLYAIGGDAQAARLAGVRVRRRQLFAYVLTGALVGLAGCVFIGTGGLVIQNAGEGLELQVIAAVVIGGTSIVGGRGTVLGTMLGALLVGTVTSAVTLLGWPSELTTLFVGVFILVAVGVDLLRARRRGTL; via the coding sequence ATGAGGCGCCCGGCCGCGCGAGCGATCGAGGGGCAGGAGCTCGCCCTCGTCGGCGTGCTCGCCGTGTTGTGGCTGGTGCTCGGGCTCACCACCGACACGTTCTTCACCGCGGGCAACCTCGGCGCGATCCTGTTCAACGTCGCGCCGATCGCGTTGATCGGCATCGGCATGACCGCGGTCATCGTCACCGCCGGCATCGACGTGTCGGTGGGCAGCGCGGTCGCTGTCGTCATGGTGATCGTCGCGAAGCTGATCCACGACGGCGGAACGCCCATGCCCGTTGCCGTTCTCGTCGCGCTCGGTGTCGGAGCCCTGCTGGGCTTGGTGAACGGCGGACTCGTCGCGTACGGCCGCATCCATCCGATCATCGTCACGTTCGCGACGCTCAACATCTTCCGGTTCGTCGCGCTGCAGATCTTCGACGGCCGCCAGGTCACCGGCATCCCCGACACGCTCGGCTTCTTCGGCGGCGGCGGCGAGGGGCGGCTGCTCGGCGTCCCGAACGCCTGGCTGCTCGCGGTCGTCCTCGCCGCGATCATGTGGTTCTACATGCGGGCTTGGCCAACGGGCCGGCATCTGTACGCGATCGGCGGCGATGCGCAGGCAGCGCGCCTCGCGGGTGTGCGGGTACGCAGGCGGCAGTTGTTCGCGTACGTGCTCACCGGCGCGCTCGTCGGCCTCGCCGGCTGCGTGTTCATCGGCACGGGCGGCCTCGTCATCCAGAACGCCGGCGAAGGCCTCGAGCTGCAGGTGATCGCGGCCGTCGTCATCGGCGGAACGAGCATCGTCGGCGGCCGCGGCACCGTCCTCGGCACGATGCTCGGTGCGCTGCTCGTCGGCACCGTGACGAGCGCGGTCACCTTGCTGGGTTGGCCAAGCGAGCTCACCACGCTCTTCGTCGGCGTGTTCATCCTCGTCGCGGTCGGCGTCGACCTGCTGCGAGCACGGCGAAGGGGGACGTTGTGA
- a CDS encoding sugar ABC transporter ATP-binding protein gives MLELRGIVKRYGGVHALRGVDFDVQPGEVHALVGENGAGKSTLIKIVSGAERADAGTITLDGDPLASASTAAAIDAGIATVYQEPHLFGELTVAENVFLGRELRRRKGGPVDWRAQRKRVVELLDRLGVDSGIADVRVADLPVAEQQLVSISKAFAQDARILILDEPSAILTDREIEVLFGVVRNLRAGGVGIIYISHRLDELAQISDRVTVLRDGQVVAAKPTSELTVRAVAELMVGHELALAPDRPARQFAGTPVLQVSGLTRVDEFEPFDLSVGEGEVVALYGLIGSGASAIARALYGVDPADRGAVHVDGQPLRLRTPRDASAAGIAMVPGNRAVQGVFAPKSIAFNLSTAHLGFLSKVPGWLDRARERMVARDLIDRLSIRAKGPQTRVAALSGGNQQKTLIARQLVKRPRVLLLEEPTQGVDVGAKDEIHRIVSELAENGSAIVVASSDLPEVLGLADRVLVVRRGKVVAAFGRGARQADVLAAAAGEAA, from the coding sequence ATGCTGGAGCTGCGCGGCATCGTCAAGCGGTACGGCGGTGTCCACGCTCTGCGCGGCGTCGACTTCGACGTCCAGCCGGGCGAGGTGCACGCGCTCGTGGGGGAGAACGGTGCCGGCAAGTCCACGTTGATCAAGATCGTGTCCGGCGCCGAACGAGCCGACGCCGGCACGATCACGCTCGACGGCGACCCGCTCGCGAGCGCCAGCACGGCGGCCGCGATCGACGCGGGCATCGCGACCGTCTACCAGGAGCCGCATCTGTTCGGCGAACTGACGGTCGCCGAGAACGTCTTCCTGGGCAGGGAGCTCCGCCGCCGCAAAGGTGGCCCGGTGGACTGGAGAGCCCAGCGAAAGCGGGTCGTCGAGCTGCTGGACCGGCTCGGCGTCGACAGCGGCATCGCCGACGTTCGCGTCGCCGACCTGCCCGTTGCCGAACAGCAGCTCGTCTCGATCAGCAAGGCGTTCGCCCAGGACGCGAGAATCCTCATCCTGGACGAGCCGTCCGCGATCCTCACCGACCGCGAGATCGAGGTGCTGTTCGGCGTCGTCCGCAACCTGCGCGCGGGCGGCGTCGGCATCATCTACATCAGCCACCGGCTGGACGAGCTGGCCCAGATCAGCGACCGCGTCACCGTTCTCCGCGACGGGCAGGTCGTTGCCGCCAAGCCAACCAGCGAGCTCACGGTCCGCGCGGTCGCCGAGCTCATGGTGGGACACGAGCTCGCCCTCGCGCCGGACCGACCGGCCCGTCAGTTCGCGGGAACGCCGGTCCTCCAGGTGAGCGGGCTGACCAGGGTCGACGAGTTCGAGCCCTTCGACCTGTCCGTCGGCGAGGGCGAGGTCGTCGCGCTGTACGGACTCATCGGCTCCGGCGCGAGCGCCATCGCCCGAGCCTTGTACGGCGTCGACCCCGCCGACCGCGGCGCCGTCCACGTCGACGGCCAGCCGCTTCGGCTCAGGACGCCGCGCGACGCCTCGGCCGCCGGCATCGCGATGGTGCCCGGAAACCGTGCTGTGCAAGGGGTCTTCGCGCCGAAGTCGATCGCGTTCAACCTCTCGACCGCCCACCTCGGCTTCCTCTCCAAGGTCCCCGGCTGGCTGGACCGAGCCCGCGAACGTATGGTCGCGCGCGACCTGATCGACCGCCTCTCCATCCGCGCGAAAGGCCCACAGACTCGGGTCGCGGCGCTCTCCGGCGGCAACCAGCAGAAGACGCTGATCGCGAGGCAGCTCGTCAAGCGCCCCCGCGTCCTCCTGCTCGAGGAACCCACCCAGGGCGTCGACGTCGGCGCGAAGGACGAGATCCACCGCATCGTCTCCGAGCTCGCCGAGAACGGCAGCGCGATCGTCGTCGCGTCCAGCGACCTGCCCGAGGTCCTCGGGCTCGCGGACCGCGTGCTCGTCGTTCGACGCGGGAAGGTCGTCGCGGCGTTCGGGCGCGGCGCGCGGCAGGCCGACGTCCTCGCGGCCGCGGCGGGGGAGGCCGCATGA
- a CDS encoding autoinducer 2 ABC transporter substrate-binding protein, which translates to MRTNKPVLALAAVLILVTAFAGCTKKTSDQTPTGGASGDEQITVAFVPKLEGVPYFQAMNTGGQKAAKELGLKWIQKGGTTADPGAQTEIVKSLIQQQVDVLVVAPNDPDSMAPVLQEAKDKGIHVMTSDTDAPNSVREVFVNQATADGIGTTIMDSLATAMGEKGKFAIVSCGQTAANLNSWIEVEKKVAAEKYKNMQLVDTVYAGEDEPKAVSMAKDLMNAHPDLTGFIGQCTTSAPGVAKAVREAGKIGTVFTVGLGTPQGMKGYLEDGSSSTSVLWDVENLGYLTAWAAQKLAKGEQLDESNKVSDGIPDAKWFADQKMLLLGDPLQITKDNADKFNY; encoded by the coding sequence ATGCGCACGAACAAGCCGGTGCTGGCACTCGCCGCGGTCCTCATCCTCGTGACAGCCTTCGCCGGCTGTACGAAGAAGACCAGCGACCAGACACCCACAGGCGGAGCCAGCGGGGACGAGCAGATCACGGTCGCGTTCGTTCCGAAGCTGGAAGGCGTTCCGTACTTCCAGGCGATGAACACCGGCGGCCAGAAGGCCGCCAAGGAGCTCGGCCTGAAGTGGATCCAGAAGGGCGGTACGACCGCCGACCCTGGCGCGCAGACCGAGATCGTCAAGTCGCTCATCCAGCAGCAGGTCGACGTGCTCGTCGTCGCCCCGAACGACCCCGACTCGATGGCGCCGGTTCTGCAAGAGGCCAAGGACAAGGGCATCCACGTGATGACCTCCGACACCGACGCGCCCAACTCCGTACGTGAGGTTTTCGTCAACCAGGCAACGGCAGACGGCATCGGTACGACGATCATGGACTCGCTCGCGACGGCGATGGGGGAGAAGGGCAAGTTCGCGATCGTCTCCTGCGGCCAGACCGCGGCCAACCTGAACTCCTGGATCGAGGTCGAGAAGAAGGTCGCCGCCGAGAAGTACAAGAACATGCAGCTCGTCGACACCGTCTACGCCGGCGAGGACGAGCCCAAGGCCGTCTCCATGGCCAAGGACCTGATGAACGCGCACCCCGACCTCACCGGCTTCATCGGCCAGTGCACGACCTCCGCGCCCGGCGTGGCGAAGGCCGTACGTGAGGCCGGCAAGATCGGCACGGTCTTCACGGTCGGCCTCGGTACGCCGCAGGGCATGAAGGGCTACCTCGAAGACGGCTCTTCCAGCACCTCGGTCCTGTGGGACGTGGAGAACCTCGGCTACCTCACCGCCTGGGCCGCGCAGAAGCTCGCGAAGGGCGAGCAGCTCGACGAGTCGAACAAGGTGAGCGACGGCATCCCCGACGCCAAGTGGTTCGCCGACCAGAAGATGCTGCTGCTCGGCGACCCGCTCCAGATCACCAAGGACAACGCCGACAAGTTCAACTACTGA
- a CDS encoding Gfo/Idh/MocA family protein encodes MPLRVIHVGMGGWGQDWEENAIPPVREVERVACVDASPDVLAAAKKRLSLPDAQCFTSLSEALSAVSADAVVITAPVGAHVPLAVEAMEAGLDVLTEKPFATSLEEAVSAVALADKLGRTLMVSQNYRFYPGPVTATSLVSSGAVGELGSVFIDFRKWGNDAAPGTNKHYEIVHPLLFDMSIHHFDLLRKVTGQEPVSVFAKTMDPPWSRFVEEASAALVIEMSGGVVASYRGSWVSNGEPTLWAGDWRLDCAEGEIYFTGRNSIAGSPDGDAVEVRRRVGGVVEKPALTKVPYVGRSGSLGEFARAIAAGVEPESSGRQNLGSLALMEAAARSAASGQVEAVNVPSV; translated from the coding sequence GTGCCGTTGCGAGTGATCCACGTCGGGATGGGCGGATGGGGACAGGACTGGGAGGAGAACGCGATTCCTCCGGTCCGTGAGGTGGAACGGGTGGCGTGCGTGGACGCCTCCCCGGACGTTCTCGCGGCGGCGAAGAAGCGGCTCTCGCTACCGGACGCTCAGTGTTTTACGAGCCTGTCCGAGGCTCTGTCAGCAGTGTCGGCTGACGCCGTGGTGATCACGGCGCCGGTGGGGGCGCACGTTCCGTTGGCCGTGGAGGCGATGGAGGCGGGGCTCGACGTTCTGACCGAGAAGCCGTTCGCCACGTCGCTGGAGGAGGCGGTGTCGGCCGTCGCCCTCGCCGACAAGCTCGGGCGGACGTTGATGGTGTCGCAGAACTACCGCTTCTACCCCGGGCCGGTGACCGCGACGTCCTTGGTCTCCTCCGGCGCGGTGGGCGAGCTCGGGTCGGTGTTCATCGACTTCCGGAAGTGGGGCAACGACGCGGCGCCGGGGACGAACAAGCACTACGAGATCGTCCACCCGTTGCTGTTCGACATGTCGATCCACCACTTCGACCTGCTGCGCAAGGTGACCGGGCAGGAGCCGGTGTCGGTCTTCGCGAAGACGATGGACCCGCCGTGGAGCCGGTTCGTCGAGGAGGCATCGGCGGCGCTGGTGATCGAAATGTCGGGCGGGGTCGTGGCCTCGTACCGCGGCAGCTGGGTGAGCAACGGCGAGCCGACGCTGTGGGCCGGCGACTGGCGGCTGGACTGCGCCGAGGGCGAGATCTACTTCACCGGGCGGAACTCGATCGCGGGGTCTCCCGACGGTGACGCCGTGGAGGTGCGGCGGCGGGTCGGCGGCGTGGTGGAGAAGCCTGCCCTGACGAAGGTGCCGTACGTCGGCCGCTCCGGCTCGCTGGGCGAGTTCGCCCGCGCGATCGCCGCTGGGGTGGAGCCGGAGTCCTCCGGGCGGCAGAACCTGGGCAGCCTGGCCTTGATGGAGGCGGCTGCCCGGTCTGCTGCTTCGGGACAGGTCGAGGCGGTGAACGTTCCTTCTGTGTAG
- a CDS encoding FAD-dependent oxidoreductase: MSEPTHHHPVIVIGAGPIGLAAAAQLAERGLDFLVLEAGSSVAAAIEDWRHVRLFSPWRYDLDPAAQRLLERAGWQQPELDDLPTGGELIDAYLAPLAKTPELTDRIRYEAEVVAVTREGYDRVRTQGRENAPFLVRLQDGQELRGSAVLDASGTWRKPNVLGGSGIPARGEQTTPIHRALPDVLGADRETFAHQRTAVVGAGHSAATTVIELGALADQEEGTRIAWVVRGTSQERSYGGGAGDELPARGALGAKLRQLVQSGRVELVSGFRTEAIENGALVDGDRRVDADVIVNSTGFRPDHDLVAELRLDLDPILGSTRALAPLIDPNVHSCGTVPPHGVDELAHPEQGYYAIGAKAYGRAPTFLLATGYEQARSVVAALAGDWEAARSVELNLPQTGVCSSNLAAPKGLTTGLALEDVSATQQGCCG; encoded by the coding sequence ATGAGCGAGCCCACCCACCACCACCCCGTCATCGTCATCGGTGCCGGCCCCATAGGCCTCGCCGCCGCGGCGCAGCTCGCCGAGCGCGGCCTGGATTTCCTCGTCCTGGAAGCAGGTTCGTCGGTAGCCGCCGCGATCGAGGACTGGCGCCACGTCCGGCTGTTCAGCCCCTGGCGGTACGACCTCGACCCAGCCGCACAGCGCCTGCTCGAACGCGCCGGCTGGCAGCAGCCCGAGCTCGACGACCTCCCCACCGGCGGCGAGCTCATCGACGCCTACCTCGCCCCGCTGGCCAAGACCCCCGAGCTCACCGACAGGATCCGGTACGAAGCCGAGGTCGTCGCGGTGACGCGCGAAGGCTATGACCGGGTACGCACGCAGGGCCGCGAGAACGCCCCGTTCCTCGTCAGGCTCCAGGACGGCCAGGAGCTCAGAGGCAGCGCCGTCCTCGACGCCTCCGGCACCTGGCGGAAGCCCAACGTGCTCGGCGGATCCGGCATCCCGGCCCGCGGTGAGCAGACAACGCCGATCCACCGAGCGCTGCCCGACGTCCTCGGCGCCGACCGCGAGACGTTCGCGCACCAGCGCACCGCTGTCGTCGGTGCCGGCCACTCCGCCGCGACCACCGTCATCGAGCTCGGCGCGCTGGCCGACCAGGAAGAGGGAACGCGGATCGCCTGGGTCGTTCGCGGCACCAGCCAGGAACGCAGCTACGGCGGCGGCGCAGGCGACGAGCTGCCCGCTCGCGGCGCCCTGGGCGCCAAGCTCAGGCAGCTCGTCCAGTCCGGACGAGTCGAGCTGGTCTCTGGCTTCCGCACCGAGGCCATCGAGAACGGAGCGCTCGTCGACGGCGACCGCCGCGTCGATGCGGACGTGATCGTCAACTCCACCGGCTTCCGCCCCGACCACGACCTCGTCGCCGAGCTGCGCCTCGACCTGGACCCGATCCTCGGCTCCACCCGCGCGCTGGCGCCGCTGATCGACCCGAACGTGCACTCCTGCGGCACCGTTCCACCGCACGGCGTCGACGAGCTCGCCCACCCTGAGCAGGGCTACTACGCGATCGGCGCGAAGGCGTACGGCCGGGCGCCCACGTTCCTGCTCGCCACCGGCTACGAGCAGGCCCGCTCGGTCGTCGCCGCGCTCGCGGGCGACTGGGAGGCCGCCCGAAGCGTCGAGCTCAACCTCCCGCAGACCGGCGTCTGCTCCTCCAACCTCGCCGCCCCCAAGGGCCTCACCACCGGCCTGGCCCTCGAGGATGTTTCAGCAACCCAGCAAGGCTGTTGCGGCTAG